A single Triticum dicoccoides isolate Atlit2015 ecotype Zavitan chromosome 2A, WEW_v2.0, whole genome shotgun sequence DNA region contains:
- the LOC119352882 gene encoding disease resistance protein RGA2-like: protein MAQTRREEAMTHVEGTLTSAMLENTAKKLRSAMGDESTKGLNVEGCLEEMMKTLEDIQAVMRDAVLRSEKEELVRGWLRQVRTKAYAVQDMVDELQETRTATAGTMTKMLHCLGKKDHRISNKMKEMKHQLVDMHKESHDFGFTPADSDANIQPVIDVPETAAEDEYQESFVERYAEVKHIVHLLGERDVGEGPIILAVVGIGGVGKTALVDRIFNHPKFHEEYHSRAWVNVPYKYDLDRIGQSIISQLSGEAESPIGDMEYIKKRLRELFNGMKILLILDDLREKDSIQLECLKSMLSVGDKDSKVTVMVTTRSREIGMIIGTTDEPFTLGTFSPESCMKLLKLKTYFSQRTDWQRLNAILHTIAFNCQGLPLVIYALGWILRYKDARFWEVAVRFIRDDYSDEDDSPSFNSILPILHLTYLTMPVNMRLCFAYCGIFPMGHSILKYDLIHQWIALGLIESTHISSATQLAEEYISSLLSMSFLQPMYSNYGVYRASGKDAILFTMNDVFHEFAREIMHNEVFVLDVASASASEPNEYFRYALLTNHGYKPRTLALLSSIRALHCDQSFSFPRHLRVLQLKESSLQKLPDSLCQLRHLGYLNLAGCSGLETLPESLGDLTNMCHINLSGCTGLVNLPQSFGDLINLLHVDLSRCYGLTELPVSFGNLKKLEYLDLSFWSCFKGIVEVLGGLINVKRLNLSQPCCHLADHWHHLSGLKDVWGKLPELRYLNLSMFFNLIFYQLPEDVNLNKYVECISGLSSLEYLDLSHNIFLVDIPESLAKLNKLHTLDLSGCARLKRVDKWMADMGSLKSLIVRNCQGLESYQFVVHTDDHFHTDFFQLNNVSCKELEIICPEKVKYLWEAHDMKLMKKQELEKLKLCWTKCSEGSVDDTALLGELVPPPNLQYLELHGYHGETCFPAWWTSSKLPNLVKVIMEDLPRCLSLPPLRLLPSLQELVLRKMASITRIDDAGDLSGGNRVPFNKVELDDMDSLEMFNTTWYTNELVIQKCSKLVLGPLPPRAQRLVISDCDQVMSSWRNQGSR, encoded by the exons ATGGCGCAGACACGAAGGGAGGAAGCCATGACTCATGTCGAGGGGACGCTTACCTCGGCCATGTTAGAAAATACGGCCAAAAAGCTCAGATCTGCCATGGGAGATGAATCCACGAAGGGTCTGAACGTCGAGGGCTGCCTGGAGGAAATGATGAAGACGCTGGAGGACATACAGGCGGTGATGAGGGATGCTGTGTTGCGGTCGGAGAAAGAGGAGTTGGTGCGCGGGTGGCTGAGGCAGGTCAGGACGAAAGCCTACGCCGTCCAAGACATGGTCGACGAGTTGCAAGAGACGAGGACAGCAACGGCTGGAACG ATGACAAAGATGCTTCACTGCCTTGGGAAAAAGGATCATCGCATATCGAACAAGATGAAGGAGATGAAACATCAACTGGTGGACATGCACAAGGAGTCGCATGATTTCGGATTTACTCCAGCCGATTCCGATGCCAACATCCAGCCAGTTATTGATGTGCCAGAAACAGCAGCTGAAGATGAGTACCAGGAAAGTTTTGTAGAAAGGTATGCTGAAGTAAAACACATAGTCCATTTGCTAGGTGAGAGAGACGTTGGGGAAGGACCCATCATTCTTGCTGTTGTTGGGATTGGGGGCGTAGGCAAGACAGCGTTAGTGGATCGGATTTTCAACCACCCCAAATTCCATGAAGAATATCATTCTCGGGCATGGGTAAATGTGCCATATAAATATGATTTGGATAGAATTGGACAATCTATAATTTCTCAGCTATCAGGAGAAGCGGAGAGCCCAATTGGGGACATGGAGTACATCAAGAAGCGCCTTCGAGAGCTGTTTAATGGTATGAAGATACTCCTTATTCTGGATGATCTGCGGGAGAAGGATTCCATTCAGTTGGAGTGCTTGAAGAGTATGCTCAGTGTAGGAGACAAGGATAGCAAGGTGACGGTGATGGTAACCACCCGGAGCCGAGAAATCGGGATGATCATTGGCACCACTGACGAACCGTTCACACTAGGTACCTTTTCTCCTGAGAGTTGCATGAAGTTGCTCAAGTTAAAGACTTATTTCAGTCAAAGAACAGACTGGCAAAGGTTGAATGCTATACTACACACAATTGCGTTCAACTGCCAGGGTCTACCATTAGTAATTTATGCACTTGGGTGGATCCTACGGTACAAAGACGCCAGATTTTGGGAAGTAGCGGTCCGCTTTATCAGGGACGATTATTCTGATGAAGATGATAGTCCTTCATTTAACTCCATTCTTCCGATCTTGCACTTAACCTACTTAACTATGCCAGTCAATATGAGGTTATGCTTTGCTTACTGTGGGATATTCCCCATGGGTCACAGTATTCTTAAGTATGACCTGATTCATCAATGGATTGCACTCGGCCTTATTGAGTCCACTCACATATCGTCTGCCACACAGCTTGCTGAGGAGTATATTAGTAGCCTCTTGAGCATGTCATTCCTTCAACCAATGTATTCAAACTACGGAGTTTACAGA GCTAGTGGAAAGGATGCAATCCTGTTCACTATGAACGATGTGTTTCATGAATTCGCAAGAGAAATTATGCATAATGAGGTGTTTGTTCTGGATGTTGCAAGTGCAAGTGCAAGTGAACCGAATGAATATTTTCGCTATGCATTGCTCACTAATCATGGCTACAAGCCAAGGACATTGGCTTTATTATCCAGTATACGGGCGCTGCATTGTGATCAATCATTTTCATTTCCAAGGCACCTACGTGTCTTGCAGTTGAAGGAGAGCTCCCTTCAGAAGCTACCAGATTCTTTGTGTCAATTGCGGCACTTGGGGTATCTGAATTTAGCAGGTTGCTCTGGGCTAGAAACTCTACCAGAATCACTTGGGGATCTAACAAATATGTGCCATATCAATTTATCAGGCTGCACCGGACTAGTGAATCTACCTCAGTCATTTGGGGACTTGATCAATTTGCTACATGTTGATTTATCACGCTGCTACGGACTAACAGAACTTCCGGTATCATTCGGCAATCTAAAGAAGTTGGAGTATTTGGACTTATCATTCTGGTCATGCTTCAAAGGGATTGTGGAAGTTCTTGGTGGCCTTATTAATGTCAAGAGATTGAACTTGTCACAGCCTTGTTGTCATCTTGCTGATCACTGGCACCATCTCTCGGGGCTAAAAGATGTCTGGGGCAAACTCCCCGAACTCCGGTATTTGAACTTATCCATGTTCTTCAATCTTATTTTTTACCAACTACCAGAAGATGTAAATCTCAACAAGTACGTTGAATGTATCAGTGGCCTTTCCAGTCTAGAGTATTTGGACCTATCTCATAACATATTTCTCGTTGATATACCTGAAAGTCTAGCTAAGCTTAATAAGCTACATACACTGGATCTCTCGGGCTGTGCAAGATTGAAGAGAGTAGACAAATGGATGGCTGATATGGGCTCCCTGAAGTCGCTAATTGTGAGGAACTGCCAGGGTCTTGAAAGTTATCAGTTTGTGGTTCACACTGATGATCATTTTCACACAGACTTTTTTCAGCTGAATAATGTAAGTTGCAAAGAGTTGGAGATAATCTGCCCTGAGAAAGTGAAGTATCTATGGGAAGCACATGATATGAAACTGATGAAGAAGCAAGAGCTCGAAAAGTTGAAGCTTTGTTGGACTAAGTGCTCCGAAGGATCCGTGGATGACACTGCTCTGTTAGGAGAACTAGTGCCACCACCTAATCTGCAGTACCTTGAGCTACATGGTTATCATGGAGAAACGTGCTTCCCAGCCTGGTGGACATCCTCCAAACTCCCTAATCTTGTAAAGGTTATTATGGAGGACCTTCCGAGGTGCTTGAGTCTGCCACCACTCCGTTTATTACCCAGCCTGCAAGAGCTTGTTCTTAGAAAGATGGCCAGCATCACAAGAATAGACGATGCCGGCGACTTGAGTGGTGGCAACAGAGTGCCATTCAATAAGGTTGAACTAGATGATATGGATAGCCTGGAAATGTTCAACACCACATGGTACACCAATGAATTGGTGATTCAGAAATGCTCCAAATTGGTACTTGGACCACTcccgcctagagctcagaggttggTGATATCAGACTGCGACCAGGTGATGTCTTCATGGAGGAACCAAGGTAGcagatga